CGGACCCTGTTCCGTTTCCACGACCTGTACTTCCATCTGGTCGAGGCGGACCAGTCGATCGACCGGGACCTGTACAAGGCCCGCAGTCACCCGCTCTACCAGGACATCCACGACAAGCTGGCGAAGTTCATCAGCCCGTACGACCCGGCCTGGGCGGAGCCGAAGGACGCCATGGCCGAGCCGTTCTACACCTGGACGCCGGACAGGTGACCGCCACCGGGACCGGCACCTCGGCCGGAGAGGAGAAAACCGTGACCACCACGTCAGCCACGAAGGTCTCGTGGGGCGACGTAGCGCCGAACCGTCGGCGCGGCGGTGACGTCCGTATCATGCTGAGCCCGAAGACGGTGAAATCGACGACCGGATTCGGCGGAATGCTCACCCTGGAGCCGGGCGAATTCGTGTGCGAACACATCCACCCGTACTCCGAGGAATCGGTATATGTGGTGAGCGGCCACATCACCATGCGGATCGACAGCGAGCACGTGGAGCTCGGCCCGGGTGAGGCGTGCCTGGTACCGATCAACGTGCGGCACCGGGTGGAGAACCGGGGCCGGGAGCAGGCCAGGGTGATCTTCCACCTCTGCCCGCTGGCGCCCCGCCCCGAGCTGGGGCACATCGACACCGAGTTCCTGCCCGGCCGGGAGCACGAGCCGGCGCCCCAGGTCGGGGGGCACCTGTGAGCGAGCCGCGCGTCGCGGTCACCGGGATCGGCGTGATGGCGCCCGGCGGCGTGGGCCGCCAGGCGTTCTGGGACATGCTGACCGCCGGTCGGACCGCCACCCGACGCATCACCTTCTTCGACCCGACGGACTTCCGCTGCCAGGTCGCCGCCGAGATCGA
The sequence above is a segment of the Micromonospora sp. WMMD882 genome. Coding sequences within it:
- a CDS encoding cupin domain-containing protein yields the protein MLSPKTVKSTTGFGGMLTLEPGEFVCEHIHPYSEESVYVVSGHITMRIDSEHVELGPGEACLVPINVRHRVENRGREQARVIFHLCPLAPRPELGHIDTEFLPGREHEPAPQVGGHL
- a CDS encoding TcmI family type II polyketide cyclase, with the protein product MHRTLIVARMNPADAASVANIFAESDATELPHMIGVDRRTLFRFHDLYFHLVEADQSIDRDLYKARSHPLYQDIHDKLAKFISPYDPAWAEPKDAMAEPFYTWTPDR